The genomic DNA AGCCGAACTTGTTCGTACGGTCCCCACCGCTTTCTCGGCGAGTGAAACCTTCGACGTCGGCACGGATCTCGGTTCGACGGTATCGCTGAACTACTACGACAAACGCCCCTTTGCGTTTAATGGGACGATCAACCGTTTCAAGGTGGAGCTGAAATAACCGACTTGCTTTTTTGAGCTCTCTATTTTCCGCCCTATCCGAGATGCTCACCGTCAAAGCATTCACCGCGTGATACAACGGCCCATGATCGTAAAGATCATGGGGGACGGCATCGAGTAGCGCATCCGCCCCGCAGCTAGCATTTGCCGGTCGAGAAGGATGACGAGATTGGAGTTCAACTCCCCCGCACCCAGAAATCAGTTGCAAAACTGGATAGTCGGCATCGTGAAATCCGTGTATCCTTCAGGAATTGACAAGAAATCTCCGTAACTCATTGCTATTCAAGGAGAAACAGCTTGTTGCAAATCAATGCGACCAGCCGATTGAATGCAAGTCGAGGCGGTTGAATTCGAAACGAAATCCTCGCATTGCTATCGCCTCGCGCCGCGATACCATGTTTTCAACTCAGGAGTCCTCACGATGGGACGTGTCGGAGAAACGATACACACGATCAACACCACCGTCCGCACGTTCCTGATGGTCTGCGTCGCGGGCATCCTGGGAAGCGCCGGATACGTGACGTACGATATGTTCGACGCCGAGCGACGCAAGCTGGCCGAGACCGAATCGGCGCTTGCAACGGCTCAGGTCGAACTCGAAAACGCCGGCGTCGAGATTGCGGAACAAGCCAAGACGATTACGCGGATGGAAACGGCGCTTCAGTTGTTGAAGGTCGACCAGCGTCTGGCGCGGTTGGAAGTGCTCAGCCAGCAACCGCAACTGGCGTCGGAGATGGTTTCCACGACCGTCCGCTTCACCGAACTCTCGCCCGAGGGGAACCCGATCGGCAAACCAAAGGTCTTCACGATCGATGGTGATGTCGTCTACATCGATAACTGGGTGGTGAAGTTCGAGGACAAGTTTGTCGAATCGGCCGACATCGCCCGCGGTACGTCGCTGACCCTCTTCCGCCGCGTCTTTGGCGAACACCAAACACCCAGCGATGGCTTTGTCATCGACGAGGTGGGGTCGATGCCGCAGGCCTATCTGCGAGGCGGAGAGCCCAACGAATTCGAGCAGGAGATCTGGTCGAAGTTTTGGGAATTCGCCAACGATCGCAAACTGGCGGCCGAAAAAGGGATCCGCGCCGCCCATGGCGAAGCTGTCTCGGTGAAGACCGAAGCGGGCAAGTCGTACCTCATCGAATTACGAGCTTCCGGCGGGCTGTCGATCTATCCCGAAGACCGCCCCGTCGACGCCTTGGGCGAAAAATCCTGAGCTTCTCCCAAATGGCTTCTCCCCGCGAGCATTTCACGCCGCGAGCACATCACCCGCCTGGCGCAGCCGGGAGGGTCGGAAAACGAGCGTTTAGCCAGTTTTCCGGGGAGGGCCTTACGTCGGTTCGATCGCCTTGGATTTGTCCCGGGACTCCCCTCCCCGAACTTCGCTTCGCTAGTTCGACCCTCCCCTGCCAAACTGCGTTTGTGGGAGGGTGAAGTCTCGCGTTGGCAACAGGCACTTCACCCGCCTAGCGAAGCCGGGAGGGTCGGAAAACGAGCGTTTAGCTAGTTTTTCGGGGAGGGCCTTACGCTGATTCGATCGATGCGGAATTACCTTGTGGACTCCCCTCCCCGAACTTCGCTTCGCTGGTTCGACCCTCCCCTGCCAAACTTCGTTTGTGGGAGGGTGAAGTCTCGCGCCGGCAACATGCACTTCACCCGCCTGGCGCAGCCGGGAGGGTCGGAAAACGAGCGTTTAGCTAGTTTTTCGGGGAGGGCCCTACGCTGGTTCGATCGATGCGGAATTGCCTTTTGGACTCCCCTCCCCGAACCTCGCTTCGCTGGTTCGACCCTCCCCTGCCAAACTTCGTTTGTGAGAGGGTGAAGTCTCGCGTTGGCAACAGGCACTTCACCCGCCTGGCGCAGCCGGGAGGGTCGGAAAACGAGCGTTTAGCCAGTTTTCCTGGAAGGGCCTTACGCTGTTTCGATCGATGCGGAATTGCCTTGTGGACTCCCATCTCCGAACCTCGCTTCGCTGGTTCGACCCTCCCCTGCCAAACTTCGTTTGTGGGAGGGTGGAGTGTTGTGCGGTCCTGCTTTAATCTGGTGCGGATAGCAAACGACTGCTTGCAGCTCATCGCGAACATTTTAAAAGCGATGGGAATCGATACCTCTTTGACGCTCAGACCTACAGGAAATCATGACTAAACCAACGCTTGGATCGCTCGAAGTTTTTGACGACATCGCCAGTATCAGCCGTCAGGCATGCGACGATTTGATCCCGTTGTGTTGCGATGCGATCACAGCTCGCGGCGTCTGCCGGATCGCGCTGGCGGGCGGTTCGACGCCGAAGCTGCTGTATCGATTGATGGCCGAGAACCAGCAGGCGTTCGATTGGTCCAGGATCGAATTGTTCTGGGGAGACGAACGGAACGTGCTGCCCGAGCACGACGACAGCAATTTCCGGATGGTCCGCGAGGCGATGTTGGATCACGTGCCGATTCCCGAGGCGAACGTCTTCCGCGTGCCGATCGATCCCGATGATCCCGCAGCCACTGCTAGCGCGTACGAAGCGACTTTGAAGTCGCAGTTCGGCGGCGATTCGCTCGACTGGGACCTGGTGCTGTTGGGAATGGGAGACGATGCGCACACCGCGTCACTCTTCCCACAAACGACAGCGATCGACGCCAACGACCGTTTGTTTGTCGAAAACTGGGTTGAAAAATTTGATACCTTCCGCCAAACGCTGACCGCTCCGGCGATCAATTCCGCTCGCAACGTCTGGTTCCTGATCGGCGGTGCTGGGAAGCGCGAAGCGTTACAGCATGTCTGGGGTGATCGCCAAGCGCCGTCGGAGTTTCCATCGCAATTGATCCGCCCGGTGACCGGCAATCTGCGATGGATGATCGCTGCCGATGCGATACCCGAAACGGCATAGTCAACGAAGGATGGAGTTGCCGCTGCAGCGTCCCTCGCCGCAGCATCTACTCGTCGACCTATTCGATACCGGCCAATTCGCACAGGTGCGCGTTGGCGATCGGTTGCGGGCAGCTCCAAACCAGAAAGAAGAGTGCTTCGCGACACCAGCGTCCCGCGGGATGTCCCTGGACAAAGCCGGCGCCTTTGGCGGCCGTCAACGCCGCCTGAGAGGCTCGCAGCGCCAACCGATTGGCCCGGCCGCGCAGGTCGGCAGTCGAACAGACCTGGTTGCCGCTAGCGACACTCAACAGATCGACTTCTAAATTGCGGACCTCGGTCTGCAGTTGCTCGGCGACCGGAAGTAGCGTTTCGCGTTGTTGCGCCTCAGCCGCCAGGAAATCGACAGCCGCCTTCGATAGTCCAATCGCCAGAGTCGACGTCTGCAGACCGCCCGTCCCCGCGCCGACGCCTTGACTCATCACATCTTCGATCGGTCCGGCGATCAAATCGTCGGGGCCGATCGCGACATCTTGCAGATCGACTCGATCGGTCGCGCTGGCTGAAAGGGCAACCAACGGGATACCGGCTGCCGCCACGACGCCTGGGCGATCGGTGGGGACGGCTGCCAACAATTGCCGGCCGTCGTCGAGCGTCGCTCCCACAACAATCACATCCGCGTGCGCCCCGCCCGTTACCCAGGGGCTGTAACCCGACAAGCGATACCCGTCGCCGACCGCTTCAGCTCGCAGCACCGGCGTGCTCAGATGGCGACGACTGGTCGTCAGGTGACTGATTCCGACCGTCGCAAATTGACTGCCATCCAACAGCGGCGGCAGCCAGCGTTTTTGAAGCGTTTCGTTTTCGCAGCCTTCGATCCGTCGGCATGCTCCCATCCGCTGGGTGATGACAAATGTGGTCGTCAGGTCGGCAGCGGCCAGCCGCAAATAACCTCGCGTTTGATCGGCGTCGGACCATCCAAACCCGCCCGCAGTGGCAGGCATAAACCAACGGAAGACTCCCGCCGCGGCACAAAGGTGCAACTGCGCCGCCGGCCAATCACCCGATCGGTCGGTCTGGTCGGCGAGCGTCTGCAGCCGATCGCACAAGGCGTCCATCGCAGCGGACTCGGGAGCCTGCACGACTTCAACGGCTGCATTGTCTGCGGGTTGATTCATTGCGGCTGCTCCTGTGTCAGAACTTCGCTTGCCGTCGGATCGTGGTCGACGGG from Rosistilla carotiformis includes the following:
- a CDS encoding acyl-CoA dehydrogenase family protein produces the protein MNQPADNAAVEVVQAPESAAMDALCDRLQTLADQTDRSGDWPAAQLHLCAAAGVFRWFMPATAGGFGWSDADQTRGYLRLAAADLTTTFVITQRMGACRRIEGCENETLQKRWLPPLLDGSQFATVGISHLTTSRRHLSTPVLRAEAVGDGYRLSGYSPWVTGGAHADVIVVGATLDDGRQLLAAVPTDRPGVVAAAGIPLVALSASATDRVDLQDVAIGPDDLIAGPIEDVMSQGVGAGTGGLQTSTLAIGLSKAAVDFLAAEAQQRETLLPVAEQLQTEVRNLEVDLLSVASGNQVCSTADLRGRANRLALRASQAALTAAKGAGFVQGHPAGRWCREALFFLVWSCPQPIANAHLCELAGIE
- the pgl gene encoding 6-phosphogluconolactonase; its protein translation is MTKPTLGSLEVFDDIASISRQACDDLIPLCCDAITARGVCRIALAGGSTPKLLYRLMAENQQAFDWSRIELFWGDERNVLPEHDDSNFRMVREAMLDHVPIPEANVFRVPIDPDDPAATASAYEATLKSQFGGDSLDWDLVLLGMGDDAHTASLFPQTTAIDANDRLFVENWVEKFDTFRQTLTAPAINSARNVWFLIGGAGKREALQHVWGDRQAPSEFPSQLIRPVTGNLRWMIAADAIPETA